In the Acidobacteriota bacterium genome, CTCGAACTGGCGCAGGTCGGCGTTGAAGTGCCCGGCCACCCACAAGCCGAGGGTCAGCACGGCTGACAGGAGCGGGCTCGAGAAGGTCGAGAAGAACAACGCGACGGCGGTCACGAGCGCCAGCTCGCCCATGACGAGCACGATCGCCACCAGTTGCCGCGGGTCGAGCGCCGGGGCGGCCCATCCGGCCCGCAGGCTGTCGGTGGCGGTGGCATCCATGTAGCCCAGCACCAGGTAATACGCGATCGTCATGACCGACAGGTTTACCGCCAGCGTGGCCACCAGGCCGAGGTACTTGCCGAGAATGAACTGGGTGCGGGTCACCGGCTTGGTCAGCAGGCCGTAGACGCTCTTGCGCTCGACCTCTTTCGACACCAGGCCAATGCCGATGAACACGGCAATCAGCAGGCCGAAGATCGACAGCGCGGCCAGCCCCAGGTCCTTGATGATCTTGAGGTCCTGCCCGGCGGTGAGCTGGGCGATCAGGAACGACGCCGCGATCATCAGCACCGCGAACACCACCATGGTGTAGGGCACACGATCGCGAACCGATTCACGGAACGCGGCGCCGGCCACGATCGCGATCGTCCTCACGCGCCTACCCCGCGCGCGTCGCGGGCCGCGGTCGCAGCGACGGCCTCCACGAAATAGTCTTCGAGCGTTTCCCGCACCGGGTTGAGCGACACGATGTGCGCGCCGCGGCGGGTCAGATCAGGCAGCAGGCGATCGGGCTCGGCGTCGGGCACCAGGTGCAACATCACGTGGCCGTCGCCCAGGTCGGTAGTCCGCCGCGCGAGTGCGGCCAGTTCCGGGCGGAGCGTGTCGGTCACGCCCGACACGACCAGCTCCCAGCCCTTCAGCTCGAAGCCCAGGATGGCCGAGAGCGGACCGGACGCCACGAGGCGCCCCTGCACCAGGACCCCGACCCTGGTGCACAGCGCCTCGGCATCCGACAGGATGTGCGAGCTGAAGAACACGGTGCAGCCGCGCGCGCGCAGGCCGAGAATCAGGTCGCGGACGTGGCGGCGGCCCAGCGGATCGAGGCCGGACATCGGCTCGTCCAGGAAGACCACCTCCGGGTCGTTGAGCAGGGCCTGCGCCAGGCCGACGCGCTGGAGCATCCCCTTGGAGAACCGCCGCAGGCGCAGCCGCCGCTCCTTGCCAATGCCCACGTCATCGAGCACCCGCGAGACGCGCGTCGTCGCGTCGGCGCCGCGATACCCGAACAGCCGCGCAAAGTAGGCCAGCAGTTCCTCGGCGGTCAGGTAGTCGTAGTAGTAAGGATTCTCGGCCAGGAAGCCAATGCGCTGCCGGATGCTGGCGTCACCCACCGGGCGCCCCAGGATGCGGGCGTCGCCGGCGGTGGGATACAGCAACTGCATCAGCAGCTTGAGCGCCGTGCTCTTGCCGGCGCCATTCGGGCCGAGAAACCCGAACACTTCCCCGGCAGCCACGGTGAGCGTGAGGCGATCGAGCGCGCGGTAGGGCCGGGGGCGCCAGAAGCCGACGGTGAAATCCTTGGTCAGCCCCTCGGTCTCAATCGCTGGCGCCATCATTTCCCGCTGGTGACCCGCCGCAGTTCCCACGCAATGGCCGCGTCGAAATACTCGGCCCGCAGGCCGGGCAAGCGCATGCCGTTCATGAAGAAGGTGGGCGTGCCCGTGACCTTCAAGGCGGAGCCCTGCGCCACGTCGGCCTTCACGAGTTCCAGCGTCGCCGCGTAGCGCGCGTCGAAGTCGGTGACGCCGGCAACCGTCTGGACCGCGGACTTGACACTGGCCGGCGACAGCGACGGCTGGTTGGCGAAGAGCCACTCTTCCATCGCGTCGGCCTTGCCCTTCTCGCGGGCCAGCCGCACGGCGACGGCCGCTTCGCATGACGCGGGGTGCAGGTCCTGGTTGACGAACGCATTGCACTCGCGCTCGATCGCATAGTCGCGCGTCACGTAGCGGACCTTCCCGGGCTGCTCTTTCGCCCACTTCGCGAACACCGGCTTGTACTCCATGAAGGTCTGGCGGCACGGCGGGCACTGGTAGTCGTTGAACTTCACCACGACCACGGCCGCGCCTTCGGCCGGCACCACCATCGGCACGCGCGGCTGCTGCGCCAGGTATTCCTCGAACTGGGTGATCTGGGCGGCAGTCAGGCTGGCGGCAGCAGGCGCCTGCTCGGCGGCGGCGCCCGCGTCGGCCGAGACGGTGGCGACCGACTGGCCGGGAAACCACGCAACCGCGGCTCCGGCCGCAATCACAAACGCAACCGCGGCCGCCAACGCCGACGGCGTCCGAAGCAGCAATCGCAGATCTCCAAGGACACGGTTCGGGAGGCTGGTCATGGGATACCTGGTGGCCGATCCCGACAGCAGGAACAGCCCGATGACGGCGGCATACGTGCCCACGCAGAGCACGCACACGGCCTTGAGGATGACGAACGAGGCATACGCGAGATAGAGCACCACGGCGAGGCCGATGGTGGACGAAGCAAAGATGTAGCCGGGCAGGTTGCCGGCGGCGGCCGGCGATGCCGAACAAAGCGCCACCAGCCCGAGAACGAACACAAAGAAGATCACGCCGAAGACCGCCACGGGTACGCCACCGACTGCGCCGTATCGGCTCGAATAGGCTTCCGTGCAACTGAACGTCGCGTTTACGTCGCAGAAGCTGGCATAGGCCGGATCGTTAATGAGCTGATAGTGCACGATGGCCGAGGCCGAGGATGCCACCAACCCGAGAAGGGCGAAGCCGGCGAACCACCCGGTCTTGGCCGGCGTGCCTGAGGGCGCGGACGCGAGGGACATGCCGGAGATTCTACCTGTACAGACGAAGGGTGCGGCACGGGCCGCACCCTTCGTGGTGACGTTTCGGTCGTGCTGCTACTGCAGAACGGTGCCGGTGCCGGGGGCCGCGTCAACCGCGGTCTCGCCGGAGAGGGTGGACGCGAAGGTGTAGATCGTGCCCAGGGTGTTGGTCCAGAAGTAACGCGTTCCGGTGGAGCCCTCGTTGGCCGGGTCGGCATACGCGTAGTAGCCGGCACCCAGGTCCCCAACGACACCGTTGCAGGGAGCAATCGTCGGCGCCGTCGCCGGCGCTTCACCGGCCATCGTGATTTCGTAGCCGCTCTTCGTGATCGGGGCCGCGCCGATCAGGTCGGGGCTGATGAAGGGCGTGCCGCCGCCGCTCGGCGGTTCGCCCAGAACCACGAGGTCCATCGCGTAGAAGCCGTTGCCGCAGCTCGATGAATAGGCCTGCTGGGAGCTGTTGATCGCGCGGAGCGAACCAATGGCCGACGCTTCGTTACCCGACATGCGGGCGCGGAGCAGGCCGGGGACGGCGATGGCCGCGATGATGCCGATAATCGCGACGACGATCAGAAGTTCGATGAGCGTGAAGCCCTTGTTGCTACGAATACGCATGATGGTCTCTCCCAAAATCTTGCCCAGGTTGCCGTAAGTTGTTCGTCAGTCTCAACGCCGCTCACCCGGAGGCGGCGTCGTTCGTCCCTTACTAGAGCAACCGCTATGCCAACAGGACCATAACCGGCGCTCATTTCCCTAAGTGCTTGTTATCAGTAGTCTTATCGGGCTATCTCGGAATCGGTTTAGGCCCGGGAGGCAAGGCATTTATGACAATTCCTGTCAGGAGCCCCTGCCAGTTTCTGTCACCGGCCGGGGAGGCGGAGGCGGAGGCGCATCATTTGAGGCCGTACTTCTTGGCCAGGTAGCGGAACTGCCGAAAGCTCAGGCCCAGGACATCCGCCGCGCGCGTCTGCACGCCGCCCGAGCGTTCAAGCGCGCGTTCGAGGTGCGACCGCTCAATGTCCTGGAGGTGGCGCTCGAGGTTGAAGCCCAGGCCATCTTCAGGATGGGCCGCAATGTGGCCAGGGCGGGCTGCTGTGGCCTTCCCATCGCGCAAATTCGCCGGCAACGTCGCCAGCTCGACTCGACGCTCCGACTCGAGGGCCACGGACCGTTCCACGACATTCTCAAGCTCTCGCACGTTGCCCGGCCACGCGTAGGCTCGCAGCGCTGCGATTGCGTCTGCCGAAAAGCCCTCGATGGCCTTGTTCATCTCGCGCGTGTATTTCCTGAGGAAGTGCTCGGCGATGAGCGGTATGTCATCAACCCGCTCTCGGAGCGCAGGCATCTTGAGCGGAATCACGT is a window encoding:
- a CDS encoding ABC transporter permease — its product is MRTIAIVAGAAFRESVRDRVPYTMVVFAVLMIAASFLIAQLTAGQDLKIIKDLGLAALSIFGLLIAVFIGIGLVSKEVERKSVYGLLTKPVTRTQFILGKYLGLVATLAVNLSVMTIAYYLVLGYMDATATDSLRAGWAAPALDPRQLVAIVLVMGELALVTAVALFFSTFSSPLLSAVLTLGLWVAGHFNADLRQFEQVVDQPAVAWLARSLYYLLPNLAPFNVRAEVVYGMPVTLAHVGFTLLYAAVYIAALLVAAVAVFRRRDFK
- a CDS encoding prepilin-type N-terminal cleavage/methylation domain-containing protein, whose amino-acid sequence is MRIRSNKGFTLIELLIVVAIIGIIAAIAVPGLLRARMSGNEASAIGSLRAINSSQQAYSSSCGNGFYAMDLVVLGEPPSGGGTPFISPDLIGAAPITKSGYEITMAGEAPATAPTIAPCNGVVGDLGAGYYAYADPANEGSTGTRYFWTNTLGTIYTFASTLSGETAVDAAPGTGTVLQ
- a CDS encoding vitamin K epoxide reductase family protein, giving the protein MSLASAPSGTPAKTGWFAGFALLGLVASSASAIVHYQLINDPAYASFCDVNATFSCTEAYSSRYGAVGGVPVAVFGVIFFVFVLGLVALCSASPAAAGNLPGYIFASSTIGLAVVLYLAYASFVILKAVCVLCVGTYAAVIGLFLLSGSATRYPMTSLPNRVLGDLRLLLRTPSALAAAVAFVIAAGAAVAWFPGQSVATVSADAGAAAEQAPAAASLTAAQITQFEEYLAQQPRVPMVVPAEGAAVVVVKFNDYQCPPCRQTFMEYKPVFAKWAKEQPGKVRYVTRDYAIERECNAFVNQDLHPASCEAAVAVRLAREKGKADAMEEWLFANQPSLSPASVKSAVQTVAGVTDFDARYAATLELVKADVAQGSALKVTGTPTFFMNGMRLPGLRAEYFDAAIAWELRRVTSGK
- a CDS encoding ABC transporter ATP-binding protein is translated as MMAPAIETEGLTKDFTVGFWRPRPYRALDRLTLTVAAGEVFGFLGPNGAGKSTALKLLMQLLYPTAGDARILGRPVGDASIRQRIGFLAENPYYYDYLTAEELLAYFARLFGYRGADATTRVSRVLDDVGIGKERRLRLRRFSKGMLQRVGLAQALLNDPEVVFLDEPMSGLDPLGRRHVRDLILGLRARGCTVFFSSHILSDAEALCTRVGVLVQGRLVASGPLSAILGFELKGWELVVSGVTDTLRPELAALARRTTDLGDGHVMLHLVPDAEPDRLLPDLTRRGAHIVSLNPVRETLEDYFVEAVAATAARDARGVGA